From Brassica oleracea var. oleracea cultivar TO1000 chromosome C3, BOL, whole genome shotgun sequence, a single genomic window includes:
- the LOC106333171 gene encoding MADS-box protein SOC1-like isoform X1: MLVIGKMVRGKIEIKKIENRTSRQITFSKRRNGLFKKAHELSVLCDAQVAAIVFSQSGRLYEFSSSEMEKTIERYGKFSPDYFVSGRPQEELYLLELKKEMDIMVKKIDLLEVHQRKLMGQGLGSCSLAQLQGLDTQIEKSLRIIRSRKAELYADQLLKLKEKERELLDQRRRLREEEIRETLVRPMLPVTLHTGKDETGSACRMSKHSSEVETDLFIGFPVTRL, encoded by the exons ATGTTAGTTATAGG GAAGATGGTGAGAGGAAAGATCGAGATCAAGAAGATCGAGAACAGGACAAGTAGACAAATCACATTCTCGAAGCGAAGGAACGGTCTCTTTAAGAAGGCTCATGAGCTATCTGTTTTATGTGATGCACAAGTCGCCGCCATTGTCTTCTCTCAGAGCGGAAGATTATACGAATTCTCTAGCTCCGA GATGGAGAAGACGATAGAAAGATATGGCAAGTTTAGTCCTGACTACTTTGTGTCAGGGAGGCCCCAAGAAGAACTATACTTGCTG GAGCTTAAGAAGGAAATGGATATAATGGTAAAGAAGATTGATCTCCTTGAAGTTCATCAACG GAAGCTAATGGGGCAAGGTTTGGGTTCATGTTCACTGGCACAACTTCAAGGGTTGGATACTCAGATTGAGAAAAGCCTTCGAATTATCAGATCAAGAAAG GCTGAGTTATATGCAGATCAACTATTGAAACTAAAAGAAAAG GAGAGAGAACTCTTGGACCAGAGAAGAAGGTTACGTGAAGAG GAAATCAGAGAAACCCTGGTACGGCCAATGCTGCCAGTAACCTTACACACTGGGAAAGATGAAACCGGAAGTGCCTGCAGAATGTCCAAACATTCATCAGAAGTCGAGACCGATCTATTTATTGGATTTCCCGTTACTCGACTATAA
- the LOC106333171 gene encoding MADS-box protein SOC1-like isoform X2, with protein MKMVRGKIEIKKIENRTSRQITFSKRRNGLFKKAHELSVLCDAQVAAIVFSQSGRLYEFSSSEMEKTIERYGKFSPDYFVSGRPQEELYLLELKKEMDIMVKKIDLLEVHQRKLMGQGLGSCSLAQLQGLDTQIEKSLRIIRSRKAELYADQLLKLKEKERELLDQRRRLREEEIRETLVRPMLPVTLHTGKDETGSACRMSKHSSEVETDLFIGFPVTRL; from the exons AT GAAGATGGTGAGAGGAAAGATCGAGATCAAGAAGATCGAGAACAGGACAAGTAGACAAATCACATTCTCGAAGCGAAGGAACGGTCTCTTTAAGAAGGCTCATGAGCTATCTGTTTTATGTGATGCACAAGTCGCCGCCATTGTCTTCTCTCAGAGCGGAAGATTATACGAATTCTCTAGCTCCGA GATGGAGAAGACGATAGAAAGATATGGCAAGTTTAGTCCTGACTACTTTGTGTCAGGGAGGCCCCAAGAAGAACTATACTTGCTG GAGCTTAAGAAGGAAATGGATATAATGGTAAAGAAGATTGATCTCCTTGAAGTTCATCAACG GAAGCTAATGGGGCAAGGTTTGGGTTCATGTTCACTGGCACAACTTCAAGGGTTGGATACTCAGATTGAGAAAAGCCTTCGAATTATCAGATCAAGAAAG GCTGAGTTATATGCAGATCAACTATTGAAACTAAAAGAAAAG GAGAGAGAACTCTTGGACCAGAGAAGAAGGTTACGTGAAGAG GAAATCAGAGAAACCCTGGTACGGCCAATGCTGCCAGTAACCTTACACACTGGGAAAGATGAAACCGGAAGTGCCTGCAGAATGTCCAAACATTCATCAGAAGTCGAGACCGATCTATTTATTGGATTTCCCGTTACTCGACTATAA
- the LOC106333171 gene encoding MADS-box protein SOC1-like isoform X3 — protein MVRGKIEIKKIENRTSRQITFSKRRNGLFKKAHELSVLCDAQVAAIVFSQSGRLYEFSSSEMEKTIERYGKFSPDYFVSGRPQEELYLLELKKEMDIMVKKIDLLEVHQRKLMGQGLGSCSLAQLQGLDTQIEKSLRIIRSRKAELYADQLLKLKEKERELLDQRRRLREEEIRETLVRPMLPVTLHTGKDETGSACRMSKHSSEVETDLFIGFPVTRL, from the exons ATGGTGAGAGGAAAGATCGAGATCAAGAAGATCGAGAACAGGACAAGTAGACAAATCACATTCTCGAAGCGAAGGAACGGTCTCTTTAAGAAGGCTCATGAGCTATCTGTTTTATGTGATGCACAAGTCGCCGCCATTGTCTTCTCTCAGAGCGGAAGATTATACGAATTCTCTAGCTCCGA GATGGAGAAGACGATAGAAAGATATGGCAAGTTTAGTCCTGACTACTTTGTGTCAGGGAGGCCCCAAGAAGAACTATACTTGCTG GAGCTTAAGAAGGAAATGGATATAATGGTAAAGAAGATTGATCTCCTTGAAGTTCATCAACG GAAGCTAATGGGGCAAGGTTTGGGTTCATGTTCACTGGCACAACTTCAAGGGTTGGATACTCAGATTGAGAAAAGCCTTCGAATTATCAGATCAAGAAAG GCTGAGTTATATGCAGATCAACTATTGAAACTAAAAGAAAAG GAGAGAGAACTCTTGGACCAGAGAAGAAGGTTACGTGAAGAG GAAATCAGAGAAACCCTGGTACGGCCAATGCTGCCAGTAACCTTACACACTGGGAAAGATGAAACCGGAAGTGCCTGCAGAATGTCCAAACATTCATCAGAAGTCGAGACCGATCTATTTATTGGATTTCCCGTTACTCGACTATAA